Proteins from a genomic interval of Streptococcus sp. D7B5:
- a CDS encoding RNA-binding protein yields MTVNRAIYQHFSQDDIPFIDKGLEWIKRVEDTYAPVLTPFINPHQEQILRVLAGTYGLGCQSSGDFLPTESVRVLLYPDYFEPEISDFEMALLEICYPSKFEQLSHGKILGTIINQLGIDRKLFGDILVDEKRAQIFVNRDFIPLFQDGIRKIGRLPVSLEERPFTDRILSKIDYREREILVSSFRLDALLSSALKLSRNQTSQLIEKKSVQVNYHLVEKSDYQVAVGDLISVRKFGRLKVVKDNGQTKKDKKKLIVRLLLSK; encoded by the coding sequence ATGACAGTAAATCGAGCCATTTATCAGCATTTTTCCCAAGATGATATTCCCTTTATTGATAAGGGATTAGAGTGGATCAAGCGGGTAGAAGATACATATGCACCGGTACTTACTCCTTTTATCAATCCCCATCAGGAACAGATCTTAAGGGTGCTAGCTGGGACATATGGACTGGGTTGCCAAAGTAGTGGTGATTTTCTTCCGACAGAGTCGGTTCGAGTTCTTCTCTATCCAGATTACTTTGAACCGGAGATATCAGACTTTGAAATGGCCTTGTTGGAAATTTGCTATCCGAGTAAGTTTGAACAACTGAGTCATGGAAAAATATTGGGAACAATCATCAACCAACTAGGAATTGACCGTAAATTATTTGGTGATATCTTGGTAGATGAAAAGAGAGCACAGATTTTTGTCAATCGTGATTTCATTCCTCTTTTTCAGGATGGAATAAGAAAGATTGGCAGACTTCCTGTATCGCTGGAGGAACGTCCTTTTACCGATAGGATTTTGTCTAAAATTGATTATAGAGAACGAGAAATTTTAGTTTCGAGTTTTCGATTGGATGCCCTCTTATCAAGTGCCTTGAAATTATCTAGAAATCAAACTAGTCAACTGATTGAGAAAAAATCTGTCCAGGTGAACTATCATCTGGTTGAAAAAAGTGATTACCAGGTCGCAGTTGGAGATTTGATCAGTGTGAGAAAGTTTGGTCGTTTGAAAGTTGTCAAAGACAATGGTCAGACCAAAAAGGATAAGAAAAAACTAATAGTCCGGCTACTTTTAAGCAAGTGA
- a CDS encoding DivIVA domain-containing protein, producing MPITSLEIKDKTFGTRFRGFDPEEVDEFLDIVVRDYEDLVRSNHDKETHIKSLEERLSYFDEMKDSLSQSVLIAQDTAERVKQAAQERSNNIIQQAEQDAQRLLEEAKYKANEILRQATDNAKRVAVETEELKNKSRVFHQRLKSTIESQLAIVESSDWEDILRPTATYLQTSDEAFKEVVGEVLGETVSLQPEEEPIDMTRQFTPEEVAELQARIEAGNKELAEFEAQQNQQTEESDQHEESVEVEATATTEDDANKESVLIL from the coding sequence ATGCCAATTACATCGTTAGAAATTAAAGATAAAACCTTTGGTACAAGATTTAGAGGTTTTGATCCAGAAGAAGTAGATGAATTTCTGGATATCGTTGTTCGTGACTACGAAGACTTGGTTCGTAGCAATCACGATAAAGAGACACACATCAAGAGTTTGGAAGAACGTTTGTCTTACTTTGATGAGATGAAGGATTCCTTGAGTCAGTCAGTTTTGATTGCTCAAGATACTGCAGAGCGTGTTAAACAAGCTGCTCAAGAACGTTCAAACAATATTATTCAACAAGCTGAACAAGATGCTCAGCGTTTGCTTGAAGAAGCGAAATACAAGGCAAATGAAATTCTCCGTCAGGCTACAGATAATGCGAAGAGAGTGGCTGTTGAGACAGAAGAGTTGAAGAACAAGAGCCGTGTATTCCATCAACGCCTCAAGTCTACGATTGAAAGTCAGTTAGCAATTGTTGAGTCATCTGATTGGGAAGATATTCTTCGCCCAACAGCTACTTACCTTCAGACAAGTGATGAAGCCTTTAAAGAAGTGGTGGGTGAAGTTCTTGGTGAAACTGTATCTTTACAACCAGAGGAAGAACCTATTGATATGACTCGTCAATTCACACCAGAAGAGGTTGCTGAATTACAAGCTCGTATCGAGGCTGGCAACAAAGAATTAGCTGAGTTTGAAGCTCAACAAAATCAACAGACAGAAGAAAGTGACCAGCATGAAGAGTCAGTTGAAGTAGAAGCTACTGCAACAACTGAGGACGATGCAAACAAAGAATCTGTTCTTATCCTATAA
- a CDS encoding YggT family protein yields the protein MIFLIRLIQNAVSIYSIILVAFALLSWFPNAYESQLGRLVIRLARPVIEPLRKLNLQFAGLDFTVWAALILIQFVGNLLTRLVLLL from the coding sequence ATGATTTTCTTAATCCGTTTAATCCAAAATGCGGTTAGCATTTATTCCATCATTCTCGTTGCATTTGCTCTTCTTTCATGGTTTCCAAATGCCTATGAAAGCCAACTAGGTCGCTTAGTTATCAGACTTGCTCGCCCAGTTATTGAGCCACTTCGTAAGCTCAATCTACAATTTGCTGGTCTTGATTTTACAGTTTGGGCAGCGCTGATTTTGATTCAGTTTGTTGGAAATCTCTTAACACGACTAGTCCTATTACTATGA
- a CDS encoding DivIVA domain-containing protein has translation MSITPQEISDKAFSRTFRGYNQEEVDLFLDKIYFELEKMIRYKDETELYIKKLEERLSYYTNDIPKRTVTSEQEPEAINDSIFY, from the coding sequence ATGTCGATTACACCACAAGAAATAAGTGATAAAGCTTTCTCAAGAACATTCAGAGGCTACAATCAGGAAGAAGTTGACCTCTTTCTAGATAAGATTTACTTTGAATTAGAGAAGATGATTCGATACAAAGATGAAACTGAACTCTATATCAAAAAACTAGAAGAACGTCTTTCCTATTATACGAATGATATTCCTAAGAGAACAGTAACAAGCGAGCAAGAACCAGAAGCAATTAATGATTCTATTTTTTATTAA
- the ileS gene encoding isoleucine--tRNA ligase produces the protein MKLKETLNLGKTDFPMRAGLPTKEPVWQKEWEEAKLYQRRQELNQGKPHFTLHDGPPYANGNIHVGHAMNKISKDIIVRSKSMSGFYAPYIPGWDTHGLPIEQVLAKQGVKRKEMDLVEYLKLCREYALSQVDKQREDFKRLGVSGDWENPYVTLTPDYEAAQIRVFGEMAKKGYIYRGAKPVYWSWSSESALAEAEIEYHDLLSTSLYYANRVKDGKGVLDTDTYIVVWTTTPFTITASRGLTVGADIDYVLVQPAGESRKFVVASELLNSLSEKFGWADVQVLATYRGQELNHIVTVHPWDTAVDELVILGDHVTTDSGTGIVHTAPGFGEDDYNVGVANGLEVAVTVNERGIMMENAGPEFAGQFYDKVVPTVIEKLGDLLLAQEEISHSYPFDWRTKKPIIWRAVPQWFASVSKFRQEILDEIEKVKFHSEWGKVRLYNMIRDRGDWVISRQRAWGVPLPIFYAEDGTAIMTAETIEHVAQLFEEHGSIIWWERDAKDLLPEGFTHPGSPNGEFKKETDIMDVWFDSGSSWNGVVVNRPELKYPADLYLEGSDQYRGWFNSSLITSVANHGVAPYKQILSQGFALDGKGEKMSKSLGNTIAPSDVEKQFGAEILRLWVTSVDSSNDVRISMDILSQVSETYRKIRNTLRFLIANTSDFNPAQDAVAYDELRSVDKYMTIRFNQLVKTIRDAYANFEFLTIYKALVNFINVDLSAFYLDFAKDVVYIEGAKSLERRQMQTVFYDILVKITKLLTPILPHTAEEIWSYLEFEAEDFVQLSELPEAQTFANQEEILDTWSAFMDFRGQAQKALEEARNAKVIGKSLEAHLTVYPNEVVKTLLGAVDSNVAQLLIVSELTIAEGTAPEGAVSFEDVTFTVKRAAGEVCDRCRRIDPTTAERSYHAVICDHCASIVEENFADAVAEGFEAK, from the coding sequence ATGAAACTTAAAGAAACCCTCAATCTAGGGAAAACAGACTTTCCTATGCGTGCTGGTCTTCCAACCAAAGAACCAGTTTGGCAAAAAGAATGGGAAGAAGCAAAACTTTACCAACGTCGTCAAGAATTGAACCAAGGAAAACCACATTTCACCTTGCATGATGGACCTCCGTATGCAAACGGAAATATCCACGTTGGACATGCCATGAACAAGATTTCTAAAGATATTATTGTTCGTTCTAAGTCTATGTCTGGATTTTACGCTCCTTACATCCCAGGTTGGGATACTCATGGTCTGCCAATCGAACAAGTCTTGGCAAAACAGGGTGTTAAACGCAAAGAAATGGACTTGGTTGAGTACTTGAAACTTTGCCGCGAGTACGCTCTTTCTCAAGTTGATAAACAACGTGAAGACTTTAAACGTTTGGGTGTTTCTGGTGACTGGGAAAATCCTTATGTGACTTTGACTCCAGACTATGAAGCAGCTCAGATCCGTGTCTTTGGTGAGATGGCTAAAAAAGGCTATATCTACCGTGGTGCCAAGCCAGTTTACTGGTCATGGTCTTCTGAGTCAGCCCTTGCTGAAGCGGAAATTGAGTACCATGACTTGCTTTCAACTTCCCTTTACTATGCTAACCGCGTCAAAGACGGAAAAGGTGTTCTAGATACGGATACTTATATTGTCGTATGGACCACTACACCATTTACTATCACAGCATCTCGTGGTTTGACAGTTGGAGCAGATATTGATTATGTATTGGTACAACCAGCTGGTGAATCTCGTAAGTTTGTCGTTGCTTCAGAATTGTTGAATAGCTTGTCTGAGAAATTTGGTTGGGCTGATGTTCAGGTCTTGGCAACCTACCGTGGTCAAGAATTGAATCACATCGTAACAGTCCACCCATGGGATACGGCTGTAGATGAGTTGGTAATCCTTGGTGACCACGTTACGACTGACTCTGGTACTGGTATTGTCCATACAGCCCCTGGTTTTGGTGAGGACGACTACAATGTCGGTGTTGCCAACGGCCTTGAAGTTGCTGTAACAGTTAACGAACGCGGTATTATGATGGAAAATGCTGGTCCTGAATTTGCGGGTCAGTTCTATGACAAGGTTGTGCCGACTGTTATCGAAAAACTGGGTGATTTGCTCCTTGCTCAAGAAGAAATTTCTCACTCATACCCATTTGACTGGCGTACGAAAAAACCGATCATCTGGCGTGCTGTTCCACAGTGGTTTGCTTCTGTGTCTAAATTCCGCCAAGAAATCTTGGATGAAATTGAAAAAGTGAAGTTCCACTCAGAATGGGGGAAAGTTCGTCTTTACAATATGATTCGTGACCGTGGCGACTGGGTTATCTCTCGTCAACGTGCTTGGGGTGTTCCGCTTCCAATCTTCTACGCAGAAGATGGTACAGCTATCATGACAGCTGAAACGATTGAACATGTAGCTCAACTCTTTGAGGAACACGGTTCTATCATCTGGTGGGAACGTGATGCTAAGGACCTCTTGCCAGAAGGATTTACTCATCCAGGTTCACCAAATGGCGAGTTCAAGAAAGAAACAGATATCATGGACGTATGGTTTGACTCAGGTTCATCATGGAATGGAGTAGTGGTCAACCGTCCAGAACTCAAATATCCAGCAGATCTTTACCTTGAAGGTTCTGACCAGTACCGTGGTTGGTTCAACTCATCACTTATCACATCTGTTGCTAACCATGGCGTTGCTCCCTACAAACAAATCTTGTCACAAGGATTTGCCCTTGATGGTAAAGGTGAGAAGATGTCTAAATCTCTTGGGAATACCATTGCTCCAAGTGATGTTGAAAAACAATTTGGTGCGGAAATCTTGCGTCTCTGGGTAACAAGTGTGGACTCAAGCAATGACGTGCGTATCTCTATGGATATCTTGAGCCAAGTCTCTGAAACTTACCGTAAGATCCGTAACACTCTTCGTTTCTTGATTGCCAACACATCTGACTTTAACCCAGCTCAAGACGCAGTAGCTTACGATGAGCTTCGTTCTGTTGACAAGTACATGACCATCCGCTTTAACCAGCTTGTGAAAACGATTCGTGATGCTTATGCCAACTTTGAATTCTTGACAATCTACAAGGCCTTGGTGAACTTCATCAACGTTGATTTGTCAGCCTTCTACCTTGACTTCGCTAAAGACGTTGTTTACATCGAAGGTGCCAAATCACTCGAACGCCGTCAAATGCAGACTGTGTTCTATGACATTCTTGTGAAAATCACCAAACTCTTGACACCAATCCTTCCGCACACAGCAGAGGAAATCTGGTCATATCTTGAGTTTGAAGCTGAAGACTTCGTTCAATTGTCTGAATTACCAGAAGCTCAAACTTTTGCCAACCAAGAAGAAATCTTGGATACATGGTCAGCCTTCATGGATTTCCGTGGACAAGCTCAAAAAGCCTTGGAAGAAGCGCGTAATGCAAAAGTAATCGGTAAATCACTCGAAGCCCACTTGACAGTTTATCCAAATGAAGTGGTGAAAACTCTTCTTGGAGCAGTGGATAGCAATGTGGCTCAACTCTTGATCGTGTCAGAATTGACCATCGCTGAAGGTACAGCCCCAGAAGGTGCCGTTAGCTTCGAAGATGTAACCTTTACAGTTAAACGCGCTGCAGGTGAAGTCTGTGACCGTTGCCGTCGTATCGATCCAACTACTGCAGAACGTAGCTACCATGCAGTTATCTGTGACCACTGTGCAAGTATTGTAGAAGAAAACTTTGCAGACGCTGTCGCAGAAGGATTTGAAGCGAAATAA